GGCAGGTAGCCCTGGGGGACGTTCGGCAGGTGGAAGATGCGGCGCTCGCGGATGGCCTGGCCCAGCAGCCCCTCCGCCGGGCGGATCATCTCGTTCTGGCCCTCGAAGGAGGCGGGCAGCGCATAGCCCGCGAAGCGGCGGAAGGAGCCCATGGGCTCCGCCAGGTAGATGGCCCCCACCTGGGCGTTGAGGTACCCGGCCAGGAACTGGAGCACGTTCTCGCCGAGCTGGTTCAGGCGCTGGTCGCCCTGCATCCGCGCGCTCAGGCCCCCCTGCCCCGTCTGCAGCCACGCCTCGATGGAGCGGGCCCGGAAGTCGCGGGACGTCATGAAGCCCGCGGCCCCGATGAGCACCAGGAGCATCAGGGAGCCGGCCCAGGAGACGAGCAAGGAGGTGGTCGCCGCGCTCTGGGATTCCTGGCTGCGCGCGGCGAGCAGGCCCCGCTCCTCCTGCTCCATCTCCTCCACGGTCTGACGGATGCGGTCCATCAGCGCCTTGCCCCGATCGGTCCGCACCATCTTCAGCGCCGTCTCGGTCTTCCCCGCGCGATAGATGGAGATGGTCTCATTCAGCTCGCCCAGCTTCTCCGTGAGCAGGCGCTCCAGTTCCCCCAGCCGCCGTTGCTGGGAAGGGTTGTCCGCCAGCAGTCCCCGCAGCTCTTGAATCTGGAGCGGAATCGCCCTGCTCGCGCTGTCGTAGGGGTCCAGGTAGGACTCCACGCCCGTCAGCAAAAAGCCCCGCTGCCCCGTCTCGGCATCCTTCGACAGGGACAAGAGCCCCTTGAGCCGCTCGACGACCTCCAGCGTGTGGGTGACGAGCTCCCCGCTGCGCACCTGGCTGTCCAGGGAGCGGTACGAGAGCAGCGCGATGAGCAGCACCGCCAGGGCGGCGATGACGAAGCCCGCCAGGGTGCCGGGCGGCAGCACGGGACCGAACCGCGCCCCGCCCCGGGAGGGGGTTCCAGCGGAAGGGACCGCGCTCAGGGGCATGACGGGCCCTCGCCCGCGGCCCCACGGGGCACGGGGGAACCGCTCAGCCTTCGACGCTGCCGTCCGCGGAGGAGGAGGCCTCCGCGGTTACCGCCCAGGGGAACGACTGTCATGATGGCGCACTACTCGCGTGGACGAGCCTGTAGGGCCCGCCTAGCACACGCGCGGCGCCCCCCCATGGGCCGCCCCGGCGGAGTGTTCAGGAATGGATGGCCACCTCAGGACTGCGCGGCCACGAGCGCGGCGTTGGCCCGCGCCAGGGGGCCTCCGTCATTCTTGGGAATGCGCTCGAAGTCTCCCCGCAGGGCCTTGAGGGCAAACTTCTCCAGGTCGATCTCCCGGCGCGTCCGCACCCCACCCACGGCGCGCACCAGCCCCGCCAGCGGCCCGAAGCCAAACAGGCCGTGCTGGAGCAGCAGCCCCGAGGCCACCGCGCTCAGGGTTCTCCAGCCGCTGGGCTTGCCCCGCCCCAGCCACAGCCCCGCCAGGGAGACCAGGGAGCCGGCCACCATCGCCGTGCGGCCCACGTCCCACTCGCGCTCGAGCTTTTCCAGGTAGGGGGTGATGTCCTTGCGGTCCTGCTGCGCCATGTGGCGCACGCACCGCTCCACCTGCTCGTCAATGCGCTTGTTCACGCCGGGCGCCGCGTGCGAGCGCACCCCGTCGGCCGACATCTGGTTCCAAGACTCCATCGCCACTCCCTCGCTGGTGGGGGCAGATCCCTGTCCTAAGGGTAGGAGCGCCCCTCCTGGCGTGGCCCCCTGCCCCGCCGCCCCCTTGCCCTCTCCACCGGAGGGTAAGGGGGCAAGCAGGCCTGTCCCTCCGGGAAGGCGGCGCCGGGCGGGGGAAAACATTTCTCCGTCCAGGGACGGCGCGGTTCCCTGCTGGGACACCGCCCGCCGTGTCTGGAGAAGGGCTTCTGTCCTGCGGGGGGGCCACGGCTTCCACGGCGAGAGCATGAACCGGGCCGATGGCAACCTGCACGGCGAGGCACGCCCCTTGCTCAGGCGTCAGCCCATGAGACACCTCAGGCCGTTTCTCTTCCTCCTCGTGGCGCTCGTCTACGGCTGCGGTGACACCGGTTCTGGCAGCCTACCGCCTTACGTGAACCCGCCTCCCGCCGCCGGGGAGCCCGGTCCCGGGACGCCCGTCACGCCGCCCACGGATCCGCCCACCTCGCCGGACCCCCTGGAGCCGCAGCAGCCGCAGCAGCCCCAGGAGCCCCAGGAGCCGCCCGCGCCGCCCGAGGTGGAGCGCCGCTTCGAGCTGCCGCCGGTGCAGACGGCCCTGCCGGAGTACGAGCTGCTCATCCCGCAGGAGGCGATGGAGAAGTTCGCGGCCGATCCGTGGACGCCCGAGCAGGACGCGGTCTTCGTCAGCGGGGGCCAGCGCTACAACGTGAAGGTGCGCCTGCGGGGCGCCTCCGCCCGCTTCTTCGTCAAGAAGAGCTGGAACGTGAGCTTCGAGAAGAACGCCCCCTTCCAGGGGCGCACCTCGCTCAACCTCGTGGCCGAGTATGCCGATGCCACCCTGCTGGCGGAGAAGATCAGCTTCGACTTGCTGGCCGCGATGCGCGTGCCCGCCTCGAAGGCCACCTTCGTGCGCGTCACGGTCAACGGCGTCTACCAGGGGCCCTTCCTCGACATCGAGCAGGTGAACAAGGCCTTCCTCGCCGCGCATGACTTCAGCGATGACGACGCCTCCATCTACCGCTGCGGCTGGAAGGACTGCGAGTTCAAGACGGTGAAGGTGCCCTACCAGGGCAACTGGGCGAAGAAGACGAACGAGAAGGAGAACGACAACGCGCTGCCCGCGGTGCTCGACGTCATCAACCACACGCCCGAGCCGCAGTTCGCCTCCACCCTGGAGCAGCACCTGGAGGTGGAGGGGTTCCTGCGCTCCATGGTGCTCGATGCGCTGATGTCCAACAACTACGTGGAGGACTCGGAGAGCTACTTCATCCACGACCGGGTGACGAAGCGCTGGGTGTACGTGCCCTGGGACTTGAACAACGTGGATGCGCGCTGGTGGTACGAGAGCACGCTCGACAACCGGCCGCTCGTCAACCACCCGCTCTTCGGCTTCACCCTCACGGACACGTGGACGCAGAAGATGTACGACCGGCGCAAGAACGAGCCGAGCTACCCGGGCTACCTGCCGGTGTTCTCCAACCTGGGCACCCGCGTGGTGATGAACCCCGAGCTCAACGCGCGGCTCACCGCCCGCCTGCGCAAGGCGCTCGACGAAGTCTTCACCCCGGAGGTGATGAACCCGTACATCGACGCGCTCCACGCGCGGGTCGATGCCGCCATGAAGGAAGACCCCTTCATGGACTACGCGAAGTTCACCGCGGGCAAGCCCTTCCTGCGCAACTTCGTCGCCCAGCGCCGGCAGTTCATCCTCTCGGAGCTCACCCGCCACGGCGCCCGGAAGCCTACGCTCGTCATCGAGGAGTTCGATCCGCGCGCGGGCGTCATCGTCCTGGGCAACCGGGGCACGCAGGCCGTGTCCCTGGCGGGCAAGACGCTGACCACCCAGCTCCGGGTGAGCCTCGCCAGCCTGGTGACGGCGCCCACGGGCACGGTGCTGCCCGCGGTCACGCTGGCACCCGGGGAGACCCGGCGCTTCACCGCCCCGGAGCTGGGGCTGACGTTCCCCGAGAAGGGCGAGATTGGCCTCTTCGACGGGACGAGCGTGGTGGGCGTGTTCGACCTGATGTTCTACGGGCCCCTGCCCTACGGCCAGCGCTACCTCCACGGCCCGAACGGCTGGGAGGCGCGCTGACCCGGAGGAGGCACGGGGGTGATTACGGCTGCTGCTCGGCAATCATCTCCGTGTACTCCTCGCTGGAGATGGAGTTGCGCCACTTGGAGGCGAAGCCCAGGGCGTGCTGCGGGTTGACCACGCGGCGCGCGGCGAAGGTGGCCACCTCCAGGCGGGAGATTTCATTCACGAAGAGATCCAACACCTGGCCGTACTGGGCCGCCGTGAGGTACTGGCGCTTGAGCATCTTCTCGGCCATCTCCTGACGGGAGATCTCGTTGGCCTGGGACTTGAGCGCCGTCATGAAGCCCCGGTAGGTCTCCGCGTCCATGGCGTACTGGCCATCCCGCGCCATGTCGCAGCCCGGGTCTCTTCCCGTGCCACAGTCCCGGAACACGGGCTCGGCGGGGGGCCGCGGGCGGCGGCGCGAGGAGTGCTGCTCCTCCACCACCTCCTCCTGCACCACCTCCCGGCGGGCCGGCGGCGGCGCGCCCGGATCGCCCTTCACCTTCACCTCCATGCGCATGCCGCCGCCCTTCACCCGCATCTCCTGCATGTTGCCGTCCGCGTCCGGCACCTGCATGCGGATCTGCGAGGAGGGCATGCCGTCCTCATCGACATGAACGTTCATCTCCATGTTCATGTCCTGAGCCAGGACGGCGGACGACGCACACAGGGAAGACACCAGGACAGCGCGCAGGATGTGTTTCACGGGGTTCCTCAGGGGTGGGAAGGTCAGCGGCATCCCCTCCAGGGGGACATGAGCCGCCCCCGTAGGACGCCGCTGCTTCTGTACTTATTCACACACTGCGAACCCAACTGCGTCAACGGGTCGAAGACGACACACAGGCGTCCGCCGCGTGGAGCACGTCGAGATCCTGGTGGAACAGCGCCGTGCTCGAGGCTTCGACGCGGCGCACCAACACCGAGCCGAACACGTCCGCGTTGCCGCTCAGGCGCAGCAACACTTGGGGCGCATACAAATGGCCCGTGAGGGCGCTGTCCACCTCGACGGTGAGCGTGCCCGGACCGGCGATGTAGACGCGCATCCGGGGCAGCTT
Above is a window of Stigmatella erecta DNA encoding:
- a CDS encoding CotH kinase family protein, which encodes MRHLRPFLFLLVALVYGCGDTGSGSLPPYVNPPPAAGEPGPGTPVTPPTDPPTSPDPLEPQQPQQPQEPQEPPAPPEVERRFELPPVQTALPEYELLIPQEAMEKFAADPWTPEQDAVFVSGGQRYNVKVRLRGASARFFVKKSWNVSFEKNAPFQGRTSLNLVAEYADATLLAEKISFDLLAAMRVPASKATFVRVTVNGVYQGPFLDIEQVNKAFLAAHDFSDDDASIYRCGWKDCEFKTVKVPYQGNWAKKTNEKENDNALPAVLDVINHTPEPQFASTLEQHLEVEGFLRSMVLDALMSNNYVEDSESYFIHDRVTKRWVYVPWDLNNVDARWWYESTLDNRPLVNHPLFGFTLTDTWTQKMYDRRKNEPSYPGYLPVFSNLGTRVVMNPELNARLTARLRKALDEVFTPEVMNPYIDALHARVDAAMKEDPFMDYAKFTAGKPFLRNFVAQRRQFILSELTRHGARKPTLVIEEFDPRAGVIVLGNRGTQAVSLAGKTLTTQLRVSLASLVTAPTGTVLPAVTLAPGETRRFTAPELGLTFPEKGEIGLFDGTSVVGVFDLMFYGPLPYGQRYLHGPNGWEAR
- a CDS encoding DUF4476 domain-containing protein produces the protein MEMNVHVDEDGMPSSQIRMQVPDADGNMQEMRVKGGGMRMEVKVKGDPGAPPPARREVVQEEVVEEQHSSRRRPRPPAEPVFRDCGTGRDPGCDMARDGQYAMDAETYRGFMTALKSQANEISRQEMAEKMLKRQYLTAAQYGQVLDLFVNEISRLEVATFAARRVVNPQHALGFASKWRNSISSEEYTEMIAEQQP